Proteins co-encoded in one Kribbella qitaiheensis genomic window:
- a CDS encoding GNAT family N-acetyltransferase, with amino-acid sequence MGESTTADGTAALAVRALTDETWPAFARLVEANNGVWGGCWCVGFHVKLGKGRTAAENRAEKEKRVREGRTHNALVFSGDECLGWCQFGSPAELPEIKSRRLYEKGLVSLPDWRITCFFTGKGLRGRGVADAALGGALAQIARLGGGTVEGYPEETDDRKVSGSFLHTGPMAAFENHGFTRTRPIAPHRWVVTRAVDPA; translated from the coding sequence ATGGGTGAATCGACGACGGCGGACGGGACTGCCGCGCTGGCGGTCCGCGCGCTGACCGATGAGACCTGGCCGGCGTTCGCGCGGCTGGTGGAAGCGAACAACGGCGTCTGGGGCGGCTGCTGGTGTGTGGGCTTCCACGTCAAGCTCGGCAAGGGGCGGACGGCGGCCGAGAACCGGGCGGAGAAGGAGAAGCGGGTCCGCGAGGGCCGCACTCACAATGCGCTGGTGTTCTCCGGAGACGAGTGCCTGGGGTGGTGCCAGTTCGGCAGCCCGGCGGAGTTGCCCGAGATCAAGAGCCGTCGCCTGTACGAGAAGGGCCTGGTCAGCCTGCCTGATTGGCGTATCACCTGCTTCTTCACCGGCAAAGGCCTGCGTGGCCGCGGGGTGGCGGATGCCGCACTCGGCGGGGCACTGGCTCAGATCGCGCGCCTGGGCGGCGGTACGGTCGAGGGCTATCCCGAGGAGACCGACGATCGCAAGGTGTCGGGATCGTTCCTGCACACCGGGCCGATGGCCGCCTTCGAGAATCACGGTTTCACCCGCACGCGCCCGATCGCCCCGCACCGCTGGGTCGTCACCCGCGCTGTCGACCCGGCCTGA
- a CDS encoding CDGSH iron-sulfur domain-containing protein, which yields MSESTNTEGAVIRAYQDGPLLVRGAFELRDETGAVIDPGRATIALCRCGRSALKPLCDGSHALAGKRRKRPTTK from the coding sequence ATGAGTGAGTCGACGAACACCGAAGGTGCCGTAATTCGTGCCTACCAGGATGGGCCGCTACTCGTCAGGGGTGCCTTCGAACTGCGCGATGAGACCGGCGCCGTGATCGACCCCGGCCGGGCGACGATCGCCCTGTGCCGCTGCGGCCGTTCCGCACTCAAGCCCCTCTGCGATGGCAGTCACGCCCTGGCCGGAAAGCGACGCAAACGGCCCACCACCAAGTGA
- a CDS encoding hemerythrin domain-containing protein, protein MAADVVDLIMQDHREVERLFDELKNHPEKRVGLVPVLTTLLFAHSRAEESEVYPAAAAEADEADEVAHSQEEHVEADQLLAKLAATDPESADFDKALRNLVDAVTHHVEEEETKVLPGMSANLSQERRLELGEAFAASRKEHLGEQPDDITRDELLQQARNADVSGVSSLGKDALQKKLQQEASE, encoded by the coding sequence ATGGCTGCCGATGTCGTCGATCTGATCATGCAGGATCACCGCGAGGTCGAACGGCTGTTCGACGAGCTGAAGAACCACCCGGAGAAGCGCGTCGGACTCGTGCCCGTGCTGACCACCTTGCTGTTCGCGCACAGTCGCGCCGAAGAGTCCGAGGTCTATCCGGCGGCCGCCGCGGAGGCCGATGAAGCCGACGAGGTCGCGCACAGCCAGGAAGAACACGTCGAAGCGGATCAGCTACTGGCCAAGCTCGCTGCCACCGATCCCGAGTCGGCGGACTTCGACAAGGCGCTCCGCAACCTGGTCGACGCGGTGACCCACCACGTCGAGGAGGAAGAGACCAAGGTCCTCCCTGGCATGAGCGCCAACCTGAGCCAGGAACGGCGTCTCGAGCTGGGTGAGGCCTTCGCGGCCAGCCGCAAGGAACACCTCGGCGAGCAGCCGGACGACATCACCCGCGACGAGCTGCTGCAGCAGGCCCGCAACGCCGACGTCTCCGGCGTCTCATCACTCGGCAAGGACGCCCTGCAGAAGAAGCTGCAGCAGGAGGCAAGCGAGTAA